The sequence below is a genomic window from Methylophilus sp. DW102.
GGTTCCGGCACTCGCAAGATGGTTTCATGTATTGGCAGGCATTACCTGGGTGGGCCTGCTTTATTATTTTAATCTGGTGCAAATGGCAGGCTTGAAGGCGGCCGCAGCAGACGGTACGGCTGCGGGCATTAATAAACATATCGCGCCACGTGCCTTGCTATGGTTTCGTTGGTCTGCTGTGGTGACCTGGCTGGCAGGTGCGGCATTGTTGGGCCCACATTTTACCGATGCGTTCGCCTTGCGAGGCGGGTTTGAATTGATTGGTGTGGGTGCCTGGCTGGGGACCATTATGCTGTTTAATGTTTGGGTGCTGATTTGGCCCAATCAGAAAAAAATACTAGGCATGGTGGCTGCGGATGAACAGGCTAAAAACAATGCAAGGCGTGTCGCCATGTTGGCCTCACGCACGAACTTGATGCTTTCCTTGCCCATGCTGTTTTTTATGGCCAATGGGTTGAGTCATCGAGCCGTATTAGGGTTTTAGCGGGTTTAAGACGTTTACGGCGGCTTAAGCCGCCGTTTTTGTTTTTTGAAAAAGGGTTTGAAATGCATTCGGAACATTTAATGAACACCTATGGCAGACAGCCAGTGACCTTTGTTAAAGGTGAGGGCGTCTGGCTCACAGACACTGCCGGTGATCGCTATCTGGATGCGCTGTCTGGCGTGGCGGTGAATGGCTTGGGTCATACCCATCCCAAATTTGTAGCGGCGCTCAATGCACAAATCGCCAAACTGATCCATGTCTCCAACATTTACCAGATTGCAGAACAAGCTGCGTTGGCCGACAAAGTGGCCGAGTTGTCTGGCATGGATCGCGTATTTTTCTGTAACTCAGGTTGTGAAGCCAATGAGGCCGCGATTAAATTGGCGCGTTTGTACGGACACAACAAAGGCATAGACCATCCTGAAATCATCGTCATGGATCAAAGCTTTCATGGCAGGACCATGGCTACTTTGTCAGCGACCGGTAACCGTAAGGTGCAAGCCGGTTTTGAGCCCTTGGTAAGTGGGTTTGTCCGCGTGCCTTTTGATGACATCGAAGCCGTCAAAGCAATTGCAGCCCATAAAAACAATGTGGTGGCTATTCTGGTTGAGCCAGTGCAAGGCGAGGGCGGGATTCATATTCCAGCCAGTTTGAAAGCCTATTTGCAAGGCTTGCGTGCGCTGTGCGATGCCAATGGCTGGTTGCTGATGCTGGATGAAGTCCAGTCAGGCATTGCCAGAACCGGCACCTGGTTTGCTTTTCAGCATAGTGGCATCCTGCCGGACGTGATGACATTGGCCAAAGGCCTGGGTTCAGGCGTGCCGATTGGGGCTTGTGTCGCGCGTGGCGTGGCCGCAGAAACCTTTACGCCTGGTAAGCATGGGTCAACCTTTGGCGGGAACCCGCTGGCCACGGCTGCTGGTCTGGCCACATTAAATATCATTGCCGAAGAACAATTACGTGAAAACGCACAGACGGTTGGCGACTATATTCGCGAACAGTTTACGCTTGCGCTCAAAGGCGAAGCCGGAGTCGTCAATGTACGCAATGCCGGCATGATGATCGGGATTGAGCTGGACAAACCATGTGCCGAGCTGGTCAAGCAGGCGTTGGCAGCAAGACTATTGATTAACGTCACCTCAGAAAAAGTGATTCGTTTGTTACCACCGCTGATCATGAATAAGCAGGAAGCAGATGAGTTGGTAAGCAGGTTAACGCCCCTGATTTTAAATTTCTTAAAGGCAAATGCTTGATTACGCAAGCGTCTACACATCATGAGTATTAAACATTTTTTGCAATTTAATGACCTGACACGCGACGAGATAGAGCACATCTTTACCCGTGCCAAATGGATTAAATCGCAATTTAAAGATTACAAACAATACTGGCCGCTGGTCGATCGCACGCTGGTCATGATTTTTGAAAAAGCCAGTACGCGTACCCGCTTGTCTTTTGAAGCTGGCATGCAGCAACTGGGCGGCTCAGCCATCTATCTCAACACCCGTGACTCGCAACTGGGGCGTGGCGAGCCGGTAGAAGATGCGGCACAGGTGATTTCGCGCATGAGTGACATCGTTATGATCCGCACGTTTGAGCAAAGCATCATTGAGCGTTTTGCGCAAAACTCGCGCGTGCCGGTCATCAATGGTCTGACCAACGAATATCACCCATGCCAGATCCTGGCGGATATTTTTACCTTTATCGAGCACAGAGGCTCAATCCAGGGTAAAACCGTGGCCTGGATTGGCGACAGCAATAACGTCTGTAACACCTGGTTGCAGGCGGCAGAAGTGCTAGACTTTAATGTACATGTGTCGACCCCGCCTGGCTATGAAGTCGAACCAGAGCGCGCTAACTTGTACGGCACGGATCATTTCGAGTCATTTGCTGACCCGATGGAGGCAGCTCTCGGCGCCGATCTGGTCACGACCGATGTCTGGACCAGCATGGGCTTTGAGGCCGAAAACGAAGAGCGCCGCAAAGACTTCGCCGATTGGCAAGTCGACGCTGACATGATGAAGGTCGCAAAAGCCGATGCCTTGTTTATGCACTGCTTGCCTGCGCACCGTGGTGAAGAAGTTTCGGCCGAGGTCATTGATGGCGCGCAAAGCGTGGTCTGGGACGAAGCCGAGAACAGACTGCACACGCAAAAAGCGCTGATGGAATATTTGTTATTAGGCAAGGTTTGATTTTTCACCACTGAGACCCAGAGTGTTTCAAGGTGGTTTTCTCCTTACCCTCTGTGATCTCTGTGGCAAAATTTTTTTTTATAGGTTCACTCTGACACGACGTTGAAATTAAACGTGCCAGACTGGCGTGACAACAAATGTGACGCCAAAAACATGTGTTAGCCACAGAGAACACAGAGGTCACAGAGAAAAAGTGCTTTTACAGATTTTCTCTTTATCTTGTTTGCTGTGAGGTAAAAATATTTTTTATGGAAATACAACTTCAATGAGCGATATTAAAAAAGCCGTATTGGCCTATTCTGGCGGCCTGGACACTTCCGTGATTCTGAAATGGTTGCAGGACACTTATCAATGTGAGGTGGTCACCTTTACTGCCGACCTTGGACAGGGCGAAGAGCTGGAGCCCGCGCGTGAAAAAGCCAAAAAATTTGGCGTGAACGAAATCTATATTGATGACTTGCGTGAAGAGTTTGTGCGTGACTTTGTGTTCCCGATGTTCCGTGCCAACACTGTTTACGAAGGTGAATATTTGCTTGGGACCTCGATTGCGCGTCCGCTGATTGCCAAGCGCCTGATTGAAATTGCCAACGAAACCAAAGCGGATGCTATTTCGCATGGTGCCACCGGCAAGGGTAACGACCAGGTGCGTTTTGAGCTGGGTGCCTATGCCTTGAATCCCAACATCAAAATTATCGCCCCATGGCGTGAATGGGATCTGTTGTCCCGTGAAAAACTGCTGGCCTATGCCGAAAAACATGGCATCCCGGTCGAGATGAAGCACAAACAAGGCGGCAGCCCTTATTCAATGGATGCTAACCTGTTGCATATTTCCTACGAAGGCCGCCACCTGGAAGACCCGGCAGCGGAAGCCGAGGAAGACATGTGGCGCTGGACCGTATCCCCTGAAAAAGCGCCTGACGCGGCCGAGTATCTGGACCTTGAGTTCAAACAGGGTGACATCGTTGCGCTTAATGGCAAATCCATGAAAGCACACGAGATTCTGGCTGAGCTGAACCGCTTGGGTGGCAAACATGGTGTGGGTCGTCTGGACCTGGTGGAAAACCGCTATGTAGGCATGAAGTCCCGTGGTTGCTACGAAACTCCGGGCGGCACCATTATTCTGAAAGCGCACCGTGCGATTGAAAGCATTACGCTGGACCGCGAAGTGGCGCACTTGAAGGATGATTTGATGCCACGTTACGCCAGCCTGATCTATAACGGCTACTGGTGGAGCCCAGAGCGTGTTGCCTTGCAAACTTTGATCGACCATACCCAGGCGACGGTGAATGGCTGGGTGCGCGTGAAGTTGTACAAAGGCAACGTGATTGTGGTTGGCCGTGACAGCAAAACTGATTCGTTGTTTGACTCGACCATTGCGACGTTTGAGGATGACAAAGGCGCTTACGACCAGAAAGATGCCGGCGGGTTTATCAAGTTGAATGCTTTGCGCATGCGTATTGCAGCCAACTTGCACAGCCGTAAAAAATAATTCTTATGGCTCATCGACGCGTCATTGCCTACGACTCTACCTTGCGCGATGGCGCGCAAGCGCAGGGAGTGTCTTTTTCGGTTGAGGATAAACTCAAGGTGGTTCAGCGTTTGGACCAATTGGGCATTGGCTACATTGAGGCCGGTAATCCTGGCTCTAACCCGAAAGACCTCGAGTTTTTTGCCCGCGTCGGCGAGCTCCATCTGCAGCATGCCAAAATTATTGCGTTTGGCAGTACACGCCGGATTGGCATTACCGCAGCAGAAGACAAGAATTTGCAGTCACTGTTATCAGCCAACACAACGGCGGTGGCTATTTTTGGCAAGAGTTGGGATTACCAGGTCACTGACATTCTGCGCACGACGCTAGATGAAAACCTGGCCATGATTGCCGATACCATTGCCTACCTCAAGGCGCAAGGCAAAGAGGTGGTGTTTGACGCCGAGCATTTTTACGATGGCTATCAAGCCAATGCCGACTATGCCATGCAGACATTGCAAGCCGCGGTAGACGCTGGGGCGGATGTGTTGGCCTTATGTGATACCAATGGCGGCACTTTCCCGAACGAGGTATTCAGCATCACGCAAACAGTGGTGAGCCGTTTCCCTGCAGTGCAGATCGGCATTCATTGCCATAACGACTGTGAAATGGCGGTGGCCAACTCGGTGGCCGCTGTACAGGCCGGCGCCATCCAGGTGCAAGGCACCATCAACGGTATCGGTGAACGCTGCGGCAACGCCAACCTGGTGTCGATTATCCCCAATGTGCAGCTAAAACTGGGTTTGGCCTGTATTTCAGAGGCGCAATTATCCGAGTTGACGGCCGCCGCACGCTTTGTCAGTGAAGTCGCCAATGTTGCGTTTAACGACAAGGCGCCTTATGTCGGGCAGGATGCCTTTGCACACAAGGGCGGCATGCATATTGATGCAGTGAATAAGAATCCTAAATCTTATGAGCACATCAACCCTGGCATGGTTGGCAATGAGAGACATATTCTGGTCTCTGAAGTCGCGGGGCGCGGAGCGATTCTGCGCAAGTTGCAACAAATTGATCCTAGCCTGACCAAAGAGTCTCAAGCGGCGGTGAATATCCTGGAGCAGCTGAAAGCACTGGAGCATGAAGGGTATCAGTTTGAAAATGCCGAGAGCTCGTTTGACTTGCTGATGCAGAAGTTACTGGGCAAGTTCAAGCCGTTTTTCAGCCTCAAGCAATACCATGTCAATATTTACGAACCGTCCGCGGATGGGTTGAATTCCTCGGTGACGATACACGTCAGCGTGAATGGCCAGGAAACCAGCGCAACCGCTCAGGGTGATGGTCCCGTGAATGCCCTGGACAAGGCCATGCGTAAGGCGCTGCAGCCGTTTTATCCGGCCATCAATGAAATCAAGCTGGTGGATTACAAAGTGCGGGTGCTGGACTCCAATCTGGCCACGGCAGCGAAGGTGCGTGTGTTGATAGAGTCTACCGATCAGCAAAGCAACTGGACGACCATCGGTGTTTCTTCTGACATCATTCAGGCATCCTGGCTGGCCTTGAAGGATGCGATTGAATATAAGTTGTCGCAATCGCGGACAAGCCCATAAGCGCAGCAAACCCGAACGCTGATTAGTCAGCAGGTTGCAGCAACACCAGTTTAAGGTGTTCCTGTTCTACCGGACGTAGCGTCACCTGCTGATATTGAATCAAGCCTTGCGTCGGATGTTGAAAGGCGCGCTGTCCGCCTTGTCTTTCCAGCACATCATGCTGTTTCCAGAACGCTGCAAACTCTGCACTGGCATTACTCAGTTCGTCGATGAGTTTCTTGATTTCAGGCTCTTCCAGCCGTGTGCGGCTGTCCGCTCTGAATTCTGCCACCAGTCTACGCGCGCGCATGTCCCAGTTCACTACAAACTGTTTTGCCGCCGGATGTGCAAACACAAAGCGTAGCAGATTGGGGTGTTCACCAGCAGGCCACTCAATATCCAGCAGTCCGCTAAACAAATCACTTGCTGCGGTATTCCAGGCCAACATGTCCCAGGTGCGGCCCATGATGTACGCCGGAATCTGGATGTGTTTCAGCATGGTCACCAAGGTTTCCGGCGCCGTATCAACTTGGTTCTGGTGTGCATGCGGGTCACGGCGGTCAGCCATGTCAAACAGATAGCTACGTTCAGACTTGCTCAGTTTGAGTGCATTGGCCAGGCGGTCCAGGGCTTCGGCCGACACATTGACTTCGCGCGCTTGCTCTATCCAGGTGTACCAGGTAGCGCTGATCCCTGCCAATTGAGCCACTTCTTCGCGGCGTAGCCCTTGGGTGCGACGGCGAACGCCTGACGGAAAACCAAAGGCTTCCGGGATGCCACGCTGACGCATGGCTTGTAAAAATTCTGCGAGTTCCTGGCGTCTTGAATCCATCTTTTCCTGTTGAGCATCAATTGCTTGCGTGTGCAGCGGCTGTTTAAAGTGGTAGTTTCAATACTAGTATAAATCATATTCTTGTAAGGGTATTGAAACTTAGGTATTCTGCGCAGGTTATTTATTTTGTGTGGTTTGAAAGGAACTGTCATGGCAGGTAAAACGCTGTACGACAAATTATGGGATTCGCATGTGGTGCGTGAAGAAGCAGACGGCACCTGTCTGATTTACATTGACCGCCATCTGGTGCATGAAGTGACCAGCCCACAGGCTTTTGAAGGCTTGCGTTTGGCCGGGCGTAAACCATGGCGTAATTCCAGCATTGTGGCTAACCCTGACCACAATACACCGACCAAAGACTGGGACAAAGGCATTGAAGATCCAGTGTCCCGTTTGCAGGTGGAAACGCTGGATAACAACATCAAAGAGTTTGGTGCCTTGGTGTATTTTCCTTTTAAAAACAAAGACCAAGGCATTATTCATGTGATTGGGCCTGAAAATGGCACGACCTTGCCTGGTATGACCGTGGTCTGTGGCGATAGCCATACCTCAACTCATGGTGCCTTTGGCGCGTTGGCGCACGGCATCGGTACCTCAGAGGTTGAGCATGTCTTGGCTACACAAACCCTGGTCGCGAAAAAATCCAAGCGCATGCTGGTGAAGGTCGATGGCCAATTGGGCAAAGGCGTGACGGCCAAAGACGTGGCGCTGGCGATTATCGGCAAAATCGGTACCGCTGGCGGTACGGGGTACGCGATTGAGTTTGGCGGCGAAGTGATCCGTGGCTTGTCCATGGAAGGCCGCATGACGCTGTGTAACATGGCGATTGAAGCCGGCGCTCGTGCGGGCCTGGTGGCCCCGGATGAGAAAACATCAGCTTACCTTGAAGGCCGTCTGCATGCGCCTAAGGGCGAGCATTGGGCGCAAGCTGTCGCTTACTGGAGCACCCTCAAATCCGATGCTGATGCCGAGTTTGATACCATCGTGACATTGAACGGTGCAGAGATTGCTCCACAAGTGACTTGGGGGACCTCGCCTGAGCAAGTGCTGCCCATCGGCTCCACTGTGCCGGATCCTGCCCAGGAAGCCGATGCAACCAAACGCACCAGTATTGAAAACGCGCTCAAATATATGGGCTTGACTGCCAATACCCCGATTGAGCAAATTCAGCTCGATAAAATCTTTATTGGTTCCTGCACCAACTCGCGTATTGAGGACTTGCGTGCCGCTGCCAGCGTCGCCAAAGGTAAAAAAGTGGCCAGCAATATCAAGCTGGCGATGGTGGTGCCGGGCTCTGGCCAGGTGAAGCGCCAGGCCGAAGCTGAAGGCTTGGACAAGATTTTTATTGAGGCTGGTTTTGAGTGGCGTGAGCCTGGCTGCTCCATGTGTCTGGCCATGAACTCAGACCGCTTGAGCCCTGGTGAGCGTTGCGCTTCAACCTCCAACCGTAACTTTGAAGGCCGTCAGGGTCCAGGTGGACGTACGCATTTGGTCAGCCCTGAAATGGCGGCAGCTGCTGCGATTGCCGGTCATTTTGTTGACGTGCGCAGCGCATAAGAGGAGAACATTATGAAAGCATTTACTACCTTGAATGGGCTGGTTTGTCCGCTGGATCGAGCCAACGTGGACACTGACGCGATTATTCCCAAGCAGTTCTTGAAATCAATCAAACGTTCTGGTTTCGGCCCGTATTTGTTTGATGAGTGGCGCTATACCAACTATGGCGAGCCTGGTATGGATTGCAGTACGCGTCCATTAAATCCGGACTTTGTCTTGAACCAGCCGCGTTACCAAGGTGCACAAGTCCTGCTCGCGCGTGACAACTTTGGCTGCGGCTCTTCACGTGAGCATGCGCCATGGGCGATTGAAGACCAAGGCTTCCGTGTCATTATTGCGCCCAGCTTTGCCGATATTTTCTTTAATAACTGCTATAAAAACGGTATTTTGCCCATCGTGGCTGCTGCCGAGCAGGTGGATCAGTTGTTCAAAGAATGCTTTGCCAATGAAGGGTATACACTGAATGTCGATCTGGTAGCGCAAACAGTGACCACGCCTTCTGGCCAGTCATTCAGCTTTGAGATTACACCGACACGCAAGCACAATTTGCTCAATGGCCTGGATGAGATCGGCCTGACCTTGCAGCATGCAGATGAAATCAAAACGTTTGAAGAGAAACATAAGGCTGCACAACCCTGGTTGTTCGCATAAAAACGTAATTCATCTGCGACAAAATGAATTGGCGTTGTTGCTCGGTGCTCGAAATCCTTATGTATTCAGTGTACATTCCGGTTTCTGCGCTCCGAGCGCCTAGCCACGCCATCGCTCGCGACGGTTTTTCATCGTTTTTATTGAGATTGTATATATAGTTAGGAAAAAATAATGGCATTGAATATTGCAGTGTTGCCAGGCGATGGCATCGGCCCGGAAATTATTAAACAAGCCTTGCGCGTACTGGATGTGTTGCACAAAGAAGGTCTGGAAATGACCTTCACCGAGGCACCGTTGGGTGGTCAGGCGTATGACCAGTTCGGTCATCCCTATCCAGAGTTTACGCAAAAAGTTTGCCGTGAAGCGGATGCTGTTTTGTTGGGCGCGGTAGGCGGCCCACAGTATGACACCCTGGACCGTCCATTGCGTCCAGAGCGCGGTTTGCTGGCGATTCGTAAAGACTTGGGTCTGTTTGCCAACTTGCGCCCAGCGGTGCTGTTCCCAGAGTTGGCCAACGCTTCTACGCTAAAACCTGAAGTGGTGGCTGGTCTGGATATCATGATTGTGCGTGAACTGACCGGTGACGTCTATTTTGGTCAGCCACGCGGCATGCGCACCAACGAGCAGGGCGTGCGCGAAGGTTTTAATACCATGATTTACAGTGAGCCAGAAGTCCGCCGTATTGCGCACGTCGCTTTCCAGATCGCGATGAAACGCCAGAAAAAACTGTGTTCAGTAGACAAGGCCAATGTGCTGGAAACCACCGAGTTCTGGAAAGAAATCGTGATCGATGTAGCGAAAGAATATCCGGAAGTCGAGTTGAGCCATATGTATGTGGACAATGCCGCCATGCAGCTGATTCGCAACCCTAAACAGTTTGACGTGATGGTGACTGGTAACATTTTTGGTGACATCCTGTCTGATGAAGCCTCCATGCTGACTGGCTCAATTGGTATGCTGGCTTCTGCATCCTTGAACGAGAGCAAAAAAGGCCTGTATGAACCATCACACGGTTCTGCACCGGATATCGCCGGCAAGAACCTGGCTAACCCGATTGCGACCATTTTGTCTGCGGCCATGATGTTGCGCTACAGCTTTGATAATGAAGCTGCTGCCACCCGCATTGAAAACGCTGTGAAAAAGGTTCTGGCAGCGGGCTACCGCACCGGTGACATCTACGAAGAAGGCACCAAACGCGTGTCATGCTCGGAGATGGGCGACCAAATCGTAGCGGCCATGTAACACTGGTTGCGCGGGCGGATGCAACTTCATCGCGCTCGCGCAGATTTAGCTGTGATATAGTCCTTTGCTTGTTTTGCAGCGTATTGAAATTAAACAGGAATTTAAAAATGGCGCAATTTGATAATGTCAGTGTAAAAAAGAAAGCCAACGTCTATTTTGATGGCAAATGTGTGAGTCACACCGTGCTGTTCCCGAATGGCACGCGGTGTACCGTAGGCGTAATTTTTCCGAGTACATTGACCTTTAATACAGGCTCCCCGGAGTTGATGGAAATCAACGATGGTGTTTGCAAGGTACGCCTGAAAGGCGAGGAAAACTGGACCACCTACAAGGGCGGTGAGAAATTCACGGTACCGGGTAATTCCAGTTTTGAGATTGAAACAGTAGAGACCGTAGACTACGTCTGCCACTTCGAATAATTGCGATTGCTCGGCATGACTGCGTTGGTCGCGCTGGTCGTACTAGATGTACTGCCTGCACGCTTCCGCCTTGTCCTGCCATCGCTTGTGAGGTTTTAAAAAATGCCTAGCTTTGATATTACATCCGAAGTCGATATGGTTAATTTGAAGAATTCGATTGATGCTGCCAGCAAGCAGATTACCAATCGCTATGACTTTAAAGGCACTTCGGCCAACATCGAGTTTAACGAGAAAGACAAAGTGATCACTTTGTTTGGAGATAATGATTTTCAGCTGGATCAGGTGAAGGATATTTTACTGCCAGCCATGGAAAAAAAAGAGCCAGAGTCTTCCAAGCGACTGGAGCACAAGGATGTGCAAAAGGTGTCTGGTAACAAGGTCAAGCAGGAGTTGATTGTGCGTGATGGCATTGATAGCGACCTGGCCAAAAAAATCACCAAGCTGATTAAAGACAGTGGCATGAAAGTCCAGGCCACCATTCAGGGCGACACCGTGCGCGTGAATGGGGCGAAGCGAGACGTCCTGCAAGAGGCGATTGCATTTGTGAAAAAGAGTATTACTGATTTTCCGTTGAAATTTGGTAACTTTAGAGACTGATGACGATAAGCATCAGTCATTTGAGGAGAGGATGATGTTTAAAACGTTAATTTTGGGTGTAATCACTGCATTGACCTTGGCGGCCTGCAATACCATTGACGGCATGGGCAAGGATCTGGAAAAGGCTGGCGAAGCCGTGCAAAAGTCAACCAAATAAGGGTTGAATCAAAATTATCTGCGTTTATCCGCACAGCTGTGCGGTTAACAATAAAGGTTGAATATGTTGAAGGTAGGGTTTGTAGGTTGGCGTGGCATGGTGGGTTCTGTGCTGATGCAACGCATGCGTCAGGAAAATGATTTTGCGGATATCGAACCGCAGTTTTTCACCACCTCGCAAGCAGGCGGTGCAGCACCCAATGTGGGTAAAGCATCTCCCGCGCTTAAAGATGCGAAAAATATAGACGCATTGAAGCAGATGGAGGTGATTGTCACCTGCCAGGGCGGCGATTACACCAGTGAAGTGTTCCCGCAATTGCGCGCTGCGGGCTGGAACGGTCACTGGATTGATGCTGCCTCGACCTTGCGTATGGAAGATGATGCCGTGATTATTCTTGATCCGGTCAATATGCATGTCATTAAAGATGCGCTCGCGAGTGGCGGAAACAACTGGATAGGCGGCAATTGCACGGTTTCGTTGATGTTGATGGCGCTCAATGGCTTGTTCAAGGCCGATCTGGTTGAGTGGGCAACGTCCATGACCTACCAGGCCGCGTCTGGTGCCGGTGCACAAAATATGCGTGAGTTGATTACGCAAATGGGCGTGGTCAATGCCTCTGTGGCTGACTTGCTGGCCGATCCGGCTTCTGCGATTTTGGATATCGACAAACAGGTGGCCGATACCATCCGCAGTGATGCGCTACCGCAATCCAACTTTGGCGTGCCGCTTGCCGGTAGCCTGATCCCCTGGATAGACAAGGATTTGGGCAATGGTCAAAGCAAGGAAGAGTGGAAGGGGGGCGTTGAGACCAACAAGATTCTGGGGCGCTCGGCAAATCCGATTGTGATTGATGGTTTGTGTGTGCGCATTGGCGCCATGCGTTGCCATTCACAGGCTTTGACGCTCAAACTGCGCAAAGACGTGCCGCTCGATGAGATCAACCAGATGCTGGCGGAAGCCAACCCCTGGGCAAAGGTGATTCCCAACGAACGCGAAGTGAGTATGCGTGAGTTAACGCCAGCGGCGATTACTGGCACGTTGACCACGCCGGTGGGGCGTTTGCGCAAACTGGCAATGGGTGGCGAATATCTGTCCGCGTTTACAGTGGGCGACCAGTTATTGTGGGGGGCAGCCGAGCCATTGCGACGCATGTTAAGAATTTTGGTAGAAGCTTAAGTAGTTTGTGAAGTAGCAGCCCGTAAAGCTATGATTTATCAATGAAATCATAGTCTTTTCGGGCTTTTGCTTTTTTGGGGCTAGTGTTTAATGGATGCGAGACACTAAAAACAGTGTATTTATTGCCTGCAAGCCGTCTGCACGCGCTTGCGTGGCTGTCTGAATGATGCTATTTTGACAAAAGCCATGAATGAAAAAAGGGTGAATCGGTGCGTAAAATTCAATTAAAAAAAATAGCCTTTGCCTTGAGTCTGGGTGCTGCCATGTCAGCGCATGCTGCCGGATTGGGTACCATCACGTCCAGCTCAAAACTGGGGGAACCACTCAATGCTGAAATCGAGCTGTTGGCCGTCACGCCTGCAGAGTTGAGCAGCATTCAAGCTGCGCTTGCCAGTGAGCAGGTGTATCAGGATCAAATGCTGGAAAAGCCTGCGGCTTATCCATTCATCAAAATTGAGGTTGGCAATAATACAAAAGGCCTGCCTATCCTCAAGTTGAGCAGTACACAACCGATTACAGAAGCCTTCCTGGACATGCTGATCCAGGTAGACTGGCCGACCGGTCGCCTGGTAAAAGAGTACACCTTACTGTTAGACCCGCCCGGTTTTAACTCTAATTATGCTGCCGAAGCTGCGGCGACGCCCACGGTGAAACAGCCAGAAGCTCAACCTGCGCCAGCCGTGGCCGCTGAGAGCCGTCCTGCAGAAAACAGGAGTGCGAAGGCGCCGACTGCA
It includes:
- a CDS encoding urate hydroxylase PuuD, which encodes MELVPALARWFHVLAGITWVGLLYYFNLVQMAGLKAAAADGTAAGINKHIAPRALLWFRWSAVVTWLAGAALLGPHFTDAFALRGGFELIGVGAWLGTIMLFNVWVLIWPNQKKILGMVAADEQAKNNARRVAMLASRTNLMLSLPMLFFMANGLSHRAVLGF
- a CDS encoding aspartate aminotransferase family protein; the protein is MHSEHLMNTYGRQPVTFVKGEGVWLTDTAGDRYLDALSGVAVNGLGHTHPKFVAALNAQIAKLIHVSNIYQIAEQAALADKVAELSGMDRVFFCNSGCEANEAAIKLARLYGHNKGIDHPEIIVMDQSFHGRTMATLSATGNRKVQAGFEPLVSGFVRVPFDDIEAVKAIAAHKNNVVAILVEPVQGEGGIHIPASLKAYLQGLRALCDANGWLLMLDEVQSGIARTGTWFAFQHSGILPDVMTLAKGLGSGVPIGACVARGVAAETFTPGKHGSTFGGNPLATAAGLATLNIIAEEQLRENAQTVGDYIREQFTLALKGEAGVVNVRNAGMMIGIELDKPCAELVKQALAARLLINVTSEKVIRLLPPLIMNKQEADELVSRLTPLILNFLKANA
- the argF gene encoding ornithine carbamoyltransferase, with the protein product MSIKHFLQFNDLTRDEIEHIFTRAKWIKSQFKDYKQYWPLVDRTLVMIFEKASTRTRLSFEAGMQQLGGSAIYLNTRDSQLGRGEPVEDAAQVISRMSDIVMIRTFEQSIIERFAQNSRVPVINGLTNEYHPCQILADIFTFIEHRGSIQGKTVAWIGDSNNVCNTWLQAAEVLDFNVHVSTPPGYEVEPERANLYGTDHFESFADPMEAALGADLVTTDVWTSMGFEAENEERRKDFADWQVDADMMKVAKADALFMHCLPAHRGEEVSAEVIDGAQSVVWDEAENRLHTQKALMEYLLLGKV
- a CDS encoding argininosuccinate synthase, translating into MSDIKKAVLAYSGGLDTSVILKWLQDTYQCEVVTFTADLGQGEELEPAREKAKKFGVNEIYIDDLREEFVRDFVFPMFRANTVYEGEYLLGTSIARPLIAKRLIEIANETKADAISHGATGKGNDQVRFELGAYALNPNIKIIAPWREWDLLSREKLLAYAEKHGIPVEMKHKQGGSPYSMDANLLHISYEGRHLEDPAAEAEEDMWRWTVSPEKAPDAAEYLDLEFKQGDIVALNGKSMKAHEILAELNRLGGKHGVGRLDLVENRYVGMKSRGCYETPGGTIILKAHRAIESITLDREVAHLKDDLMPRYASLIYNGYWWSPERVALQTLIDHTQATVNGWVRVKLYKGNVIVVGRDSKTDSLFDSTIATFEDDKGAYDQKDAGGFIKLNALRMRIAANLHSRKK
- the cimA gene encoding citramalate synthase, whose amino-acid sequence is MAHRRVIAYDSTLRDGAQAQGVSFSVEDKLKVVQRLDQLGIGYIEAGNPGSNPKDLEFFARVGELHLQHAKIIAFGSTRRIGITAAEDKNLQSLLSANTTAVAIFGKSWDYQVTDILRTTLDENLAMIADTIAYLKAQGKEVVFDAEHFYDGYQANADYAMQTLQAAVDAGADVLALCDTNGGTFPNEVFSITQTVVSRFPAVQIGIHCHNDCEMAVANSVAAVQAGAIQVQGTINGIGERCGNANLVSIIPNVQLKLGLACISEAQLSELTAAARFVSEVANVAFNDKAPYVGQDAFAHKGGMHIDAVNKNPKSYEHINPGMVGNERHILVSEVAGRGAILRKLQQIDPSLTKESQAAVNILEQLKALEHEGYQFENAESSFDLLMQKLLGKFKPFFSLKQYHVNIYEPSADGLNSSVTIHVSVNGQETSATAQGDGPVNALDKAMRKALQPFYPAINEIKLVDYKVRVLDSNLATAAKVRVLIESTDQQSNWTTIGVSSDIIQASWLALKDAIEYKLSQSRTSP
- a CDS encoding helix-turn-helix transcriptional regulator, whose product is MDSRRQELAEFLQAMRQRGIPEAFGFPSGVRRRTQGLRREEVAQLAGISATWYTWIEQAREVNVSAEALDRLANALKLSKSERSYLFDMADRRDPHAHQNQVDTAPETLVTMLKHIQIPAYIMGRTWDMLAWNTAASDLFSGLLDIEWPAGEHPNLLRFVFAHPAAKQFVVNWDMRARRLVAEFRADSRTRLEEPEIKKLIDELSNASAEFAAFWKQHDVLERQGGQRAFQHPTQGLIQYQQVTLRPVEQEHLKLVLLQPAD
- the leuC gene encoding 3-isopropylmalate dehydratase large subunit, whose product is MAGKTLYDKLWDSHVVREEADGTCLIYIDRHLVHEVTSPQAFEGLRLAGRKPWRNSSIVANPDHNTPTKDWDKGIEDPVSRLQVETLDNNIKEFGALVYFPFKNKDQGIIHVIGPENGTTLPGMTVVCGDSHTSTHGAFGALAHGIGTSEVEHVLATQTLVAKKSKRMLVKVDGQLGKGVTAKDVALAIIGKIGTAGGTGYAIEFGGEVIRGLSMEGRMTLCNMAIEAGARAGLVAPDEKTSAYLEGRLHAPKGEHWAQAVAYWSTLKSDADAEFDTIVTLNGAEIAPQVTWGTSPEQVLPIGSTVPDPAQEADATKRTSIENALKYMGLTANTPIEQIQLDKIFIGSCTNSRIEDLRAAASVAKGKKVASNIKLAMVVPGSGQVKRQAEAEGLDKIFIEAGFEWREPGCSMCLAMNSDRLSPGERCASTSNRNFEGRQGPGGRTHLVSPEMAAAAAIAGHFVDVRSA